The following proteins come from a genomic window of Leptospira dzoumogneensis:
- a CDS encoding inositol monophosphatase family protein — protein sequence MIDLSEILSVFKFASKSAGTEILKLFGKESTFDLKDPMQILTQADLDSHRVLEEILKKNFPGIPLVMEEQNNHEPLTETFIVCDELDGTTLFSRGIKEFSVILAYIENGSPKVGCIYFPALDTYLTSQRGIGTFINDRKILLKKGGSLDRSVLSLEINNTFQEEDYRWIASASKNTLATRALAATGAGFLELLEGKTDLFMNLSGAKIWDFAAGVLALEEAGGIALDKEGNPLKWDKIRMSALLSRDPNFLKEVYRLKP from the coding sequence ATGATCGATCTTTCTGAAATTTTATCCGTTTTTAAATTTGCATCTAAATCTGCCGGAACTGAGATCCTAAAATTATTCGGGAAAGAATCCACATTCGATCTGAAGGATCCAATGCAGATTTTGACCCAAGCGGACTTGGATTCTCATCGTGTATTAGAGGAAATTCTCAAAAAAAATTTTCCCGGAATTCCTTTGGTTATGGAAGAGCAGAATAATCATGAACCTCTTACGGAAACCTTTATCGTATGTGATGAGTTAGATGGCACTACTTTGTTTTCCAGAGGGATCAAAGAGTTTAGCGTAATTTTAGCTTATATAGAAAATGGATCACCTAAAGTCGGATGTATTTATTTTCCTGCCTTGGATACTTATCTCACTTCTCAAAGAGGTATCGGAACTTTTATCAATGATAGAAAGATCCTTCTGAAAAAAGGAGGAAGTCTGGATCGTTCCGTTCTTTCTCTTGAGATCAATAATACTTTCCAAGAAGAAGACTATCGCTGGATCGCAAGTGCGAGTAAGAATACTCTTGCGACTCGTGCTTTGGCGGCAACCGGGGCAGGATTTTTAGAATTATTGGAAGGCAAGACCGATCTATTCATGAACCTAAGCGGAGCCAAGATCTGGGACTTTGCCGCAGGAGTCCTTGCATTGGAAGAAGCAGGCGGGATCGCTTTGGACAAAGAAGGCAATCCTTTGAAATGGGATAAGATCAGAATGTCCGCATTATTAAGTAGAGATCCGAATTTTCTAAAAGAAGTTTACCGGCTTAAACCTTAG
- a CDS encoding HEAT repeat domain-containing protein, producing the protein MNFRFLFPGLLLIASLGVWFSPILAQTPEDPNNTSDVGNNSSDTEDTSSSDETETNKKKPKKPVLDPETKRYNDLLKTGLLKVFEAEATYNYPRLKHFGLTHPIPRVRAAAALALGRLKNPVGVKILHQMIDRDGEWVRQAAYKGLADIGSRSSLDYFYVGAKSSDREIRVASFRGMGKTLDPGAREVLLKKGLKSDDKEIVKSTLLGLGYYQVPEDLRIFIDYLNSEDEEYQKAAVEALGRHKTRTSMKILEDSFKDKTNLRNQILDTLTEQKNSFAIFALLRILNANADSENIVNEISARLYKLKAVGKYMTIVSDNTPLLRDPYVGAPKIRDLEAGEVGKVISKHSVAYIIAIEGQRIEDFYYKVLVNTKYKDAFTETVQGWVFGKYIQIRTISMPKEEKEKKKKPKKPSILDDMETSEPAPNTQTENPN; encoded by the coding sequence TCTGGTTTTCACCAATTCTTGCTCAAACTCCCGAAGATCCTAACAATACTTCCGACGTAGGGAATAATTCCTCGGACACAGAGGATACCTCTTCTTCCGATGAAACGGAAACGAATAAGAAAAAACCTAAAAAGCCGGTCCTGGATCCTGAAACCAAACGTTATAATGATCTTTTAAAAACAGGTTTGTTAAAGGTTTTTGAAGCGGAAGCCACATACAATTATCCTCGTTTAAAACATTTCGGACTGACACATCCAATTCCGAGAGTTAGAGCAGCAGCAGCTTTGGCTTTAGGAAGATTGAAAAATCCGGTAGGTGTAAAAATTTTACACCAGATGATAGATCGTGACGGGGAATGGGTGCGCCAGGCCGCATATAAGGGACTCGCGGATATAGGTTCCAGAAGTTCATTAGATTATTTTTATGTAGGTGCCAAGTCTTCCGATAGAGAGATCAGAGTTGCCTCTTTCCGAGGAATGGGTAAAACATTAGATCCTGGAGCAAGAGAAGTACTCTTAAAAAAAGGTCTTAAGTCTGACGATAAGGAAATCGTAAAGTCTACTCTTTTGGGCCTTGGATATTACCAAGTTCCGGAAGACCTTCGTATATTTATAGATTATCTAAATTCGGAAGACGAAGAATACCAAAAGGCTGCTGTGGAAGCTTTGGGTCGTCATAAGACCAGAACTTCCATGAAAATTCTGGAAGATTCTTTCAAAGATAAAACGAATCTTAGGAACCAGATCCTGGATACGTTGACAGAGCAGAAAAATTCGTTCGCGATCTTTGCATTATTAAGAATTTTGAATGCTAATGCTGATTCCGAAAATATAGTAAACGAGATCAGCGCAAGGTTGTATAAACTAAAAGCTGTCGGAAAATATATGACCATTGTTTCCGATAATACTCCTCTCCTAAGAGACCCTTATGTAGGAGCTCCTAAGATCCGCGACTTAGAAGCAGGGGAAGTTGGAAAAGTGATCAGCAAACATTCGGTAGCTTATATTATTGCGATCGAAGGCCAGAGAATAGAGGACTTTTATTATAAGGTTTTAGTAAACACCAAGTACAAGGATGCATTTACTGAAACTGTACAAGGCTGGGTGTTTGGAAAGTATATCCAAATTAGGACTATTTCCATGCCTAAGGAAGAAAAAGAAAAGAAGAAAAAACCGAAAAAACCTTCTATCTTGGATGATATGGAAACTTCCGAGCCGGCTCCTAATACCCAAACAGAAAATCCTAATTAA